A DNA window from Flavisolibacter ginsenosidimutans contains the following coding sequences:
- a CDS encoding PAS domain-containing sensor histidine kinase — translation MKSATAFSNGPLQRLVLENLSDIIVSTDLEFRIQSWNHVAEEFYGIPSAKAIGKQLKDLVSLSYRCVTRKEAIEALRTKKKWQGEVSFPSPTGETCYFLHTVKYITDEDGREIGILAVGRNITDQKKAEEKLAKSEQFYRALIANSLEVILLLNAAGEITFSSPSVKDLLGYEVHEAMGTNGFGYIHPDDLAWAIQSFEKEIEESPEIKFIIIRLRKKSGEWLWCMVRGHNLLKAPQLQSIAIYIHDDTPRKLATDALKESEKRFRKLMHELQTGVLLMDAEGKIVMVNNEAARIFELTEAQMVGYKAPELCADAIHEDGRPFLLSERPIFMAVQTRYRVKDVVMGIWNKRRKERRWLLINADPIEDSDGRLQSVISTFTDITERKKLERKSIAEKIAYQRQIAQATIDGQEKERIEMGRELHDNVGQQLTSIKLFLDLAKTSANDETRKLLETALKSVSNVIDEVRFMSRSLVPPTLKDLGLVESVNDLIESLRTTQPLLGFELTYTDLDEDHLPENKKLALFRIVQEQLNNVLKYARAQNVAIALCCSSGQILLEIKDDGLGFDLGNVRRGLGLSNIINRSELLGGRVEINTAPGKGCSVKVWLPHSAMSVAE, via the coding sequence ATGAAATCCGCTACCGCCTTCTCCAATGGGCCCCTTCAGCGCCTTGTACTTGAAAACCTCTCCGATATTATCGTTTCTACCGACCTGGAATTCCGTATACAATCCTGGAACCACGTTGCGGAAGAATTTTACGGCATACCATCAGCCAAGGCAATCGGAAAGCAGTTAAAAGATTTGGTGTCTCTTTCCTATCGTTGTGTTACCCGCAAAGAAGCAATTGAAGCATTGCGGACGAAAAAAAAGTGGCAGGGCGAAGTTTCTTTTCCGAGCCCCACTGGCGAAACCTGCTATTTTTTGCACACGGTGAAATACATAACGGATGAAGACGGCCGGGAGATTGGAATTTTGGCTGTAGGACGTAACATCACCGATCAAAAAAAGGCCGAAGAAAAATTGGCAAAGAGCGAACAATTTTACCGTGCGCTGATTGCCAATTCTCTGGAGGTTATCCTGCTGCTGAACGCCGCCGGCGAAATTACTTTTTCATCTCCCTCCGTTAAAGATTTGCTCGGGTACGAGGTGCACGAAGCAATGGGAACGAACGGCTTCGGCTACATTCATCCCGATGATTTGGCCTGGGCCATCCAATCCTTTGAGAAAGAGATTGAAGAATCTCCCGAAATAAAATTCATCATCATCCGGCTTCGAAAAAAAAGCGGCGAATGGTTGTGGTGCATGGTTCGCGGACACAACCTGCTAAAGGCGCCGCAGCTACAATCAATTGCCATTTACATACACGATGACACACCCCGCAAATTGGCAACCGATGCGCTGAAAGAAAGCGAAAAGCGCTTTCGGAAACTGATGCACGAGCTGCAGACCGGCGTACTGCTGATGGACGCGGAAGGAAAAATTGTGATGGTGAACAATGAAGCTGCACGCATTTTTGAACTAACAGAAGCGCAAATGGTTGGCTACAAAGCACCCGAACTTTGCGCCGATGCCATCCACGAAGACGGCCGGCCTTTTCTATTAAGCGAACGCCCCATCTTTATGGCCGTTCAAACAAGATACCGCGTGAAAGATGTGGTAATGGGCATTTGGAACAAAAGAAGGAAAGAACGCCGCTGGCTTCTTATTAACGCCGATCCTATAGAAGACAGCGACGGCCGCCTGCAAAGTGTCATCTCCACCTTTACCGACATTACCGAACGAAAAAAATTAGAACGGAAAAGCATTGCCGAAAAAATTGCCTACCAGCGGCAGATAGCGCAGGCTACGATCGACGGCCAGGAAAAAGAGCGCATTGAAATGGGCCGCGAACTGCACGACAATGTGGGCCAGCAACTCACCAGTATCAAGCTGTTTTTAGACCTCGCCAAAACCTCGGCCAATGACGAAACGCGAAAGTTGCTGGAGACGGCGCTGAAAAGCGTTTCGAACGTAATTGATGAAGTGCGTTTTATGTCACGGTCGCTGGTGCCGCCTACGCTAAAGGACTTGGGCCTTGTAGAATCTGTGAACGATCTTATAGAATCTTTGCGCACCACGCAGCCACTTCTTGGTTTTGAACTAACCTATACCGATCTTGACGAAGACCATCTGCCCGAAAACAAAAAGCTGGCACTTTTCCGCATCGTACAGGAACAACTGAACAACGTGTTAAAATATGCCAGGGCGCAAAACGTAGCCATTGCCTTGTGCTGCAGCAGCGGCCAGATTTTGCTGGAAATAAAAGACGACGGCCTTGGCTTTGACCTCGGCAACGTTCGCCGGGGTCTGGGGCTTTCCAACATCATCAACCGTTCGGAACTTTTGGGTGGACGTGTTGAGATCAACACCGCGCCAGGCAAAGGTTGTTCGGTAAAGGTTTGGTTGCCGCATTCGGCAATGAGCGTGGCCGAATAA
- a CDS encoding four helix bundle protein has protein sequence MATITKFEELEIWQMAREQAKDIFWLTQNGSFTKDFELKDQINRSAGSVMDNIAEGFDRHTAKDFSHFLAISKGSNAELRSQLYRAFDRQHIDEAILTSRLSTSETIGNKTMAFIKYLYQSQFKTKPLSAKE, from the coding sequence ATGGCAACGATTACAAAATTTGAAGAACTGGAAATTTGGCAGATGGCGCGAGAGCAGGCAAAGGATATTTTCTGGCTGACGCAAAACGGTTCTTTTACAAAAGATTTTGAATTAAAAGACCAAATTAATCGTTCAGCCGGTTCTGTGATGGACAATATCGCCGAGGGCTTCGACCGGCATACAGCCAAAGATTTCTCCCATTTTCTGGCGATTTCAAAAGGTTCAAACGCTGAACTGCGTTCGCAGCTTTACCGTGCCTTCGACCGGCAGCATATTGACGAGGCAATCCTAACATCCAGACTTTCGACGTCCGAAACTATCGGAAACAAAACAATGGCTTTTATAAAATATCTCTATCAATCCCAATTTAAAACCAAACCACTTTCCGCAAAAGAATAG
- a CDS encoding amidophosphoribosyltransferase, whose product MSDAIKHECGLAFLRLRKPFAHYQQKYGSVLWGLNKLYLLMEKQHNRGQDGAGVAAVKLNVEPGYPFLSRIRSNEPQPIADIFKQLGEEFNELQKFNTEISHYPGLMKGHLSFLGELLLGHLRYGTQGKNNVEFCHPFIKRHTIPARNLALAGNFNLVNTDELFELVNMDPGPFQKQSDLAAMMEVIHHFLVKADEASPGSLDIVSVLKKALPLFDGGFHVGGITGNGIGFVFRDAHGIRPSYYYTDEDVVVAASERAAIRTTFNVGENEVQELLPGQALVVAENGEVKIEQVLEPKARKACSFERIYFSRGSDEKIYRERSQLGYNLSKQVLDAVNYDLKNTIFSFIPNTAEVAFYGLTKGCEDYLNKIKLERILSWGNNVDPAKLEEMIKRRVRMEKIAIKDVKMRTFITEDVNRNEMVQHVYDITYGTVRKDVDTLVVIDDSIVRGTTLKESIIRMLSRLHPKRIIIVSSAPQIRYPDCYGIDMSKMGDFIAFNAAVELLKERGKECLLKELHEQCKELHRNNQLHTVNVVKQIYKSFTNDEITKKIAELITPPGLTVPVDVIYQTIESLHEACPNNLGDWYFTGNYPTPGGNRVVNKAFMNYMEGKNTRGY is encoded by the coding sequence ATGAGCGACGCCATTAAACACGAGTGCGGTCTTGCCTTTCTTCGTTTGCGCAAACCCTTTGCACATTACCAGCAGAAATACGGTTCGGTACTTTGGGGCTTAAACAAGCTTTACCTGTTGATGGAAAAGCAACACAACCGCGGACAGGACGGTGCGGGAGTAGCGGCCGTAAAACTGAACGTTGAGCCAGGCTATCCTTTTCTCTCCCGCATCCGCAGCAACGAGCCGCAGCCCATTGCCGATATCTTTAAACAACTGGGCGAGGAATTCAACGAGCTGCAAAAGTTTAACACGGAAATCAGTCATTATCCCGGCCTCATGAAAGGCCATCTTTCGTTTTTAGGGGAGTTGCTACTGGGGCATTTGCGGTACGGCACGCAAGGAAAGAACAACGTGGAATTCTGCCATCCTTTTATCAAGCGCCACACCATTCCGGCAAGAAACCTGGCGCTTGCCGGCAACTTTAACCTTGTCAATACCGACGAACTTTTTGAATTGGTGAACATGGATCCCGGCCCCTTTCAAAAGCAAAGCGACTTAGCGGCCATGATGGAAGTTATTCATCATTTTTTGGTGAAGGCCGACGAAGCGTCTCCGGGTTCGCTCGACATCGTTTCCGTTTTGAAAAAAGCCCTGCCGCTTTTCGACGGCGGTTTTCACGTAGGCGGTATAACGGGCAATGGGATTGGCTTTGTCTTTCGCGACGCACACGGCATCCGCCCTTCTTATTATTACACGGACGAAGACGTGGTGGTGGCGGCATCGGAACGTGCGGCCATTCGCACAACTTTTAACGTGGGCGAGAATGAAGTACAGGAGTTGCTGCCCGGACAAGCACTGGTTGTAGCGGAAAACGGTGAGGTGAAAATTGAACAAGTGCTGGAACCAAAAGCACGCAAAGCCTGTTCCTTTGAACGCATTTATTTTTCACGCGGTTCGGATGAAAAAATTTATCGCGAACGCAGCCAGCTTGGCTACAATTTAAGCAAGCAAGTGCTGGACGCGGTGAATTATGATTTAAAGAACACCATCTTTTCGTTTATTCCCAACACGGCTGAAGTTGCGTTTTACGGCCTTACAAAAGGTTGCGAAGATTACCTGAACAAAATCAAGCTCGAACGCATTTTGTCCTGGGGCAACAACGTTGATCCGGCAAAGCTGGAAGAAATGATCAAGCGCCGTGTGCGCATGGAAAAAATTGCCATCAAGGACGTAAAGATGCGCACCTTCATTACCGAAGACGTGAACCGCAACGAGATGGTGCAACACGTGTATGACATTACTTACGGCACCGTGCGCAAAGACGTGGACACGCTGGTGGTGATTGACGATTCCATCGTTCGCGGCACAACGCTGAAAGAAAGCATCATCCGCATGTTGTCGCGCCTTCATCCCAAGCGCATCATCATTGTTTCGTCGGCTCCGCAAATCCGCTATCCCGATTGTTACGGAATTGACATGAGCAAGATGGGGGACTTTATTGCCTTTAATGCAGCCGTTGAATTGTTGAAGGAAAGAGGCAAAGAATGTTTGTTAAAAGAACTTCACGAGCAATGCAAAGAGCTTCACCGCAACAATCAATTACACACGGTGAACGTAGTAAAACAGATTTATAAATCCTTCACCAACGACGAGATTACGAAGAAGATTGCCGAACTGATTACACCGCCTGGCCTGACCGTTCCGGTGGATGTAATTTACCAAACCATCGAATCGCTTCACGAAGCCTGCCCCAACAATTTGGGCGATTGGTATTTCACCGGAAATTATCCCACACCCGGCGGCAACCGCGTGGTGAACAAGGCCTTTATGAATTACATGGAAGGCAAGAACACGAGAGGGTACTGA